Genomic window (Tripterygium wilfordii isolate XIE 37 chromosome 11, ASM1340144v1, whole genome shotgun sequence):
AAAAGTAGCGATTGGGCGACGTGATTATGatccaagttttcatcgtttgcaCAAGGGAATTACAGGATGAATTAAATAGTTTCCGCTTGTTAAACTATTGTTCAGTCTTAGTTTCTTCCAAAAATCCAATGCTGTTATTGATAGGAAGAGGATTGCTTAATACCACTTCACTTGATAACAAGAATTAACTTGAGTGCTGAGCTCATGTTAATAACAGAAGGAAGGTAAGGATTTATCTGTCGTACAAATAGATTTAGCTAAGTGTTCGATAAAGATTGTGTACCTTAGAAGTCTATGATAAATCCATGAATTGGTTGCTCAATATCCTTTGATCCGAAGTTTGTTAATTCTTATTTCCCGTAAGTATTGTTGTGTTTACATTCTAGTTTAGttgaattaaaatcaaatcttccccTATTTCAATTAGCGCGTTAAGAACTGTGAATTAATCACTTGGTCCCTGAGGATCGACCCTTATTCATCACTTTTACCAGTTAAGGTTTCAGAGTAAGGTAATTATTTTTGCTTGCGCTCGGCACGCATCAATAAGTTTACAGCATAAAATTATTAGTCTACACACAAATTTGTAGTGAAAGTACCAAATTACCtttgttttatacaatattagaaagattagtgttaagtttacacacattcaAACTTCAAGTCTCTTATCGATTTCCCCATGTTGGGACTCCAGTTGCCACCGATTTTCCACACTTGAATCGATGTCCAAAAACCATTCAAGTAGACGACCAAAAATTTCTCATTATCAACGTCAAAAAGCTTTAGAGGGATAAGGTCTTGTGAATTATCTCTTAAATATTTCTATATATAAtgaaatctctcaaattgaacatgtgGGTTTGTCGATTTCTGTATATAGCATGAGTGAGTGTGTGTAGTTGTTAAATGTTGGGCAATTTATGGTTAGAATACGGTTGAAATAAAAATCGACACACTAGGTCCGTTTCtagggttataaaacgttaACATCGTGTTgtttatttgttaaaaaaacaaCATCATCCGTCGTTTTTCTTTGCAAAAAACGACAGCTTCTGTCGATTTGTAATCTCTCCATAAATCCTCGTGTTGTTTTTTCTAGAAGAAAAATGACAGGTTGTGttatttttttggaagaaaaacgacagcctgttgttgtttttttccctttggaaaattctggtgtaaacttagtagtctctaattaaatatgtaaatgttatttatttaaatttttagttcaagggttaatatgtcatcatatacaaggatatttatgtacactataaaaattcaaaaagtggtgtaaagatagtagCTTAGTTGTGTGTAGAAAAAATTTACCTAAAAATAATAGGCGCCATCATGTAATTAAAGCAAttcacaaaaaataattataatttactTTCTAATTTGACATATATACTAAAAATCAATTTTAGTACTTTCATGCATTGTAAAagatcaaattcatcttggGAGCATATATGACTCAACCAACCTCAACCCCAAGTTCAAAACAGTGTTAAAAACACTTTCAAGTAATCTGGAATTTTTCAGAAATTTTTGCATgcatttttcaacataaaatcATGCAATTTTCGTCCAAAAATAGACTTAAAAATAGTCAGAGGGTCAAAAACTTTGAAAAATTACTATAGTACCagaatttaatttataatttttcagaaaattttttgaaattttttcggGTATGTGTGGGGCCCGCACACACCTCCACTTTccagaaaatataaaaaaaattttaacccGCCCGACCCGGTCACTGGACTGTGGTTTTGGATACACACCGCCATTTAGATCAAGTTGTGGTTTTGGTCACCACGACCAAAACCTCCGTTCACTCCAGAACCCGACTATTATTTTAAATTCATTAAACAGTGGGTCTGTGAAGGGGTGTGCACCACACTCTCTTTTCACTGAGAGTAAAACTGCAGTCAGACGAAAAATAGATTTataattttcacaaaaaaatgCTAATCTGTAAccaaacttcaaaaattcataactaaTTATCCAGATATCTAAAATTAGCCTAATATACTTCGTTGGAAAGCTAACGAAATAATCTTTCTATACATACCAGATTCTGTTCCTAATTAAATGTGTGccattttatatgaatttattaAGTTTGGGTACAAATAAATTGGGTTAGCAATTTATCTTTCTACAGAGCTCCTTTTTGCACGAAATTTATACCGTAATCACATAATATGTCAAATTATATACAGTAaaaatttcatgcaatttgaataatttttgatatttataacATAATTTTAGAGAAACATGCATATAGAAAAATGAATTTTCTAAATCATAATTcagaaaaataaatcatatcATGCTTTTCTCTAAACAAACATCAAACATCAATATTAAAAGGCAAAAGGGTTGTAGGAAAACCTGGTTAGGCTCAACCACGCGCTCCGATACAAATTCAGAATAATAAAGAATATCAGATAATATCCAAATAAGAATACCGACATGAGATCCACCGGCGGAATTGATCATTTTGTATTTAGGATCACTCAGGTTCGAATATGGTATTAGACTGGGTCCGAAATATCCACAGCACAAAAACCCTTAGAACTGCAAAAGAAAGTAAACTCTCGATCTCACCAAGAACAAAGTAGGAGGAGGGAGAAAAAATAAGAGAACGTTGTATTTCTGAAAGTATGTCTCTAACTCTCTGCAacccctctatttatagtaggGAGAGTGAGACTCCTACTAGAACTCCTTAGGAGAGTTATAACTGAACTATGGCATAATCTTCATTCTCAACTAGAATTAGACTAATGCCTTAGTCCTTTAATAGGACTTAAATACAACCTTTTATCCTGATCCTTCAATTAGATAGGATTATATCTCTTGTCCCTTTAATATGTATTGGGTCAACATTAATTGTTTAGTTCAAGCCCATGTTGGGCGAACCCGACCCAATATTCCAACAGTTTTGCTCAAGATTCATTCGGTGTATTGAAATGGTTAGTTGTTGCACACAAAGTGTGTGTGAAAATTCCTCAAAGTCAGTTTCGGATGAATTAGGTTGATTCAAAACTGGATGACTTTTACAAGTAATAAAGTGCATGTACGGAAGTGtgaattaaaaagtttaatggaAAGAATGATTTTATCTATTGGAGGATGCAAATGAAGAATGTGTTAATTTCACAAAAATTGCACAAGTCGTTGTTCAGAAAGGAGAAAAATGCTACAACAATGAAGGATGAGGAGTGGGATGAGTTAGACTTGGAAGGTCGAGTGGCAAGATACTTGTGCTTGGATAGAGATGTACCATACTCAGTCGAGCAGGAGGCAACGACGGCCATGGTTTGGCTACAGTTGGAGTCCTTGTACATGACCAAGAATCTCACAAATCGAATCTATTTGAAATCAAAGTTAAGTGTTGTACACAACTAAGATGGATGAAGGTACTTCTATTCGGGATCATCTAGCAAGGTTTGAAAGGGTTATTTCAAACTTGCGGGATGTTGATGAGAAAGTGGAAGACGAAGATCAAGTTGTGGTTCTACTACCCTCTTTGCCATGCTCATATGAAAATTTTCTCCAAATCATCATGCTTGAGACAGATACTCTTACCATGGATGAGGTCAAGGCAGCGGCATTGTTGAATGATGAGATTCATCAATTGGCTAGTGGTGGAGGTATGCAAGATCAAGCTCAAGGATTGGTTGCAAGGGGGTGGTCGAAAGAGAGAGGTGGTACTTCAAATGTAGGGAAAATCTAAATCGAAGTCTAGACCACTTGAGGAGATCAAATGCTACAAATGTTAGGAGTTGGGACATTATAAAATGGATTGTCCAAACAAGAAAGTGTCCTTtaagaacaagaagaataagGGGAAGATGAGGCAAGTTATGCTTCCAAGATAAAGGAAGATGGATGAGAATGCTTCTCGATTTTCGACAATGGTGATGATGAAATCTCTAAAAAATAGATTCTTGAATCGGGTTGCATTTACCTTATGTATCCAAATAGGAAGCAGTTTACTTATAAACGTATTGACAGGGAACCGTATTGATGGGGAATAATCATGCTTGTAAAATAGTTGAGAAATATTCACGAAACCTTTGAGAAAATATACGTTTTCAACAATTTTGGTCAAGTTGGGAGTTCTTAACTTCTCTTTGATATCATGCAAAGATTTATACAAAGTGTCCTAGAATTATGTGCTTGCTcctatatagaaaaaaaaaaagaaatatatagatAATCAATTAACACTTATATCACCTCACAATTGTGTTATATGGTTCCAAAACCTTCGGGATTGAATATTGAGTGAATTGGAGGGTATTGAGAGATCACCTCACAATTGTGTTATATGGTTCTGAAACCTTTGGGATTGAATATTGAGTGAATTGGAGAGTATTGAGAGAATTATAGAGAAATGAGTATTACATATAATTAGAGAGAATGGGAGAGGAttagaaattaagaaatgaaGTTGTGAGAAATGGTGGAATGTGGTGTGGTATTTATGTGGGTAATGGGATATTAAGTATGTGAACCTTGATGAAGTGTGAATCTGGCTTGCTTCATAAACGCCTCAGGCAGATCAAAACTAGGTCGAATATGGTGTTATTATGAATATCTCTGAGCTAGAAGATGAGCAAACGTAAGCTACAAAGCCATAACATAATGTGTTTTTTCTTGGAAAGTCACTCCAATGCTTAAGTCAAAAAAGCAGGAAGAATAAAGTCAAGAACTTCAATGTGCAAAGCTCTTAGCCGGAAAGTGTAAAAAGCTGTGAATGAATCAATTACCTTACAAGAGTGTCTTTATATAGTGTTGGAGTAGCCCTAATTCACATTGGAGTTGGACTCCTGTCTCCTACATGATTTGAGAGACGTATGTGTTTGTTCTCCCTGTTTGAGTATGAGTCTTCCTATAGCAGAGTTGTTTTGTTCTGGTACAGAGAAGTTGCTCTTCTAAGGACCGAGATGAGCTGATCCTCTCCAGATAATCAATGGTTGTTTAACTAGGATGAGAAGAATTCTGACAAATGTAAAATGAGAAGCCTTCTTGCTCTGTCCAATATCGCCCCGTGTCCTGCTTAGATTGGTAGCCCAAAAAATAGTATCATCAGACCGAAATGCCCTAAAAAATTGGCTATTTTATAATTGTCAGGAGGGGTATAGTGATCATTTTCGTTgatgttttatattttatatttttccaaTAGTACAAGAATACCACCTCAAACTTTTCGTTTTATTGTTGATCATGGAGAAATTTTGGTCAATTTATcacaaaaaatttttaaaagtcaaaatgcaaaaaataaaTAGCTAGTTTATTTGATGAGTACATGATTAAGGTTAAAAaattcttatctttaatttctatgcttatagtctattgtttatttgatttcttggccaccaattgaatgttcaattaggctcatctagctaagactaaggaacgaacaaaattcacatgtcttagtggaattgaaattaaagaaatcaatcGTCGAATGCTGAGAACACAGTTTAGGGGATTAGTTAGTttttatagttctttagatcttaATGAGTAATTATCTTTGGGTTAATGACTGCGAACAAACAGGATTAGCCCATTGTTTGATGATATTTGTTCGCACTGTGAACGAACCAACATGTTTAATGATAGTTGAATTAAACTAGTCTCTGTGGGATCGACATCGTACTTGGATACACTGTGCTATTCGTAGACTCGTGTGCACTTGCGAGAGTTTATTACATTAGTGCTCCTCTTCTTTAATTGCTTTTACTTTTGTTATTTGTGGGGTTATACTTGTTGGTTGCCACAACTTTCTCCCGGTTGGTTTATTATCGATTATTGTTCATTGAGGTGGTATCTTGTTTTGTTATTCCACTGCGCATTATCCCATTAATTGGTATCAGAGTCAAAGATTACGGTCTAGGGTTGTTTTGCTCAAGATTCGTTTGGTGTATTGAAAAGGTTAGTTGTTGCGCACAAAGTGTGAAAATATCTCAAAGTCAGTTTCTGATTAATTGGGTTGATTCAAAACTTGTGATGATTTCTACAAGTAATAAAGTGCATGTTGGGAAGTATGAATTAGAGAAGTTCAATGGAAagaatgattttatttattggagGATGCAAATGAAGAATGTGTTGATTTCACAAAAATTGCACAAGGCGTTGCTTGGAAATGAGAAAAAGCCTACAACGATGAAGGATGAGGACTGAGATGAGTTAGACTTGGAAGGTTGAGCGACAATATGCTTGTGCTTGGATATAGATGTTGCAAACTCGGTCGAGCAGGAGGCAACGATGGCCAAAGTCTGGCTAAAGTTTGAGTCGTTGTACATGACCAAGAATCTCATAAATTGATTTATTTGAAATCGAAGTTGTACACAACTAAATTGGATGAAGGTACTTCTATCCGGGATCATCTAGCAAGGTTTGAAAGGGTTATTTCAAACTTGCGGGATGCTGATGTGAAAGTGGAAGACGAAGATCAAGTCATGCTTCTACCACTCTCTTTGCCACGCTCATATGAAAATTTTCTCCAAACCATGATGCTTGGGAGAGATACTCTTACCATGGATGAGGTCAAGGCGACATTGTCGAATGATGAGATTCGTCAATTGGCTAGTGATGGAGGTATACAAGATCAAGCTTAAAGGTTAGTTGCAAGGGGGCGGCCAAAAGGGAGAGGTGCTTCTTCAAGTGTAGGGAAAATCAAAATCGAAATCTAGACCACTTGAGGAGATTAAATGCTACAAATGTCTGGAGCTGGGACAGTATAAAGTCGATTTTCCTAACAAGAAAGTATGCTttaagaacaagaacaagaagaataagGAGAAGATGAGGCAAGTTATGCTTCTAAGATAGAGGAAGATGGAGGAGAATGCTTTTCAATTTCCGGCAATGGTGATGATGAAATCTCCGAAAAATAGATTCTTGAATCAGGTTGCATTTACCATATATGTGTTCCCAAATGGGAAGTGGTATACTTATAAAGGCATTGATAGGAAACTGTATTGATGGGGAATAATCATGCTTGTACAACAGTTGGGAAATATTCACGAAACCTTTGAGAAAAGAtatattttcaacaattttggTCAAGTTGGGAGTTCTTAATTTCCCTTTCATATCATTCAAAAATTTATACGAAGTGTCCTAGAATTACGTACTTGCTCCAATACAGAAagataaaaagaaatatatagataatcaattaacaattatatcACCCCACAATTGTGTCATATGGTTCCTAAACCTTGGGGATATAATATTGAGTGAATTGGAGAGTATTGAGAGAAATGAGGATTAGAGAGATGAGGTTGTGAGAAATGGTGGAATGTGGTGTGGTACTTATATGGGTAATGGGGTATGAGTATGTAGACGGAAATGCCAGCTGTTTTATAATTGTTGGGAGGGGTATTATGGTCATTTTAATTTACTTGTCAGCTGGGCATTTTGGCCCATTTatcacaaaaaattttaaaaagtcaaaatgcaaaaaataaatagccttttttttttgtcgtgcTCGTGCAAGGCCCAGCACGTGTGAAATTGTTCCATAGGCCAGGCCGGGGACCCTGCCTGTTGGATTGGGCTTAGCACGACCCATGAACCCAGGCATTTGTGTGCCGTATCAGGCTATTTCGAACTCACGGCCTGGCCCACTTTACACCTCTACTCAttaataaacatatatgataagaCTATAATGATTTGATTGAACGATGTTGCAAATGGAGTCCTGTGATTGTTTGTCAGCATTATAGCTTTGAGAGGATAAGAAGTTGACATGTTTGGCACCCAGTCGTGTCCACTTCAAGCTAAACGAGTACTAACCCATTCTGGAAATGTGGATTCTTTATCTTTTGTTTCACACATTGCCCTTCTCACACTGATTCTGTAGACTTTTGGTGCAAAATTTTCAGATGAGGCAGAGCAATACGTCTCAAACATTCAAGGACATTCAACTATACTGCTGATTCTGTAAACTCTGGGGGACATTGGATTCTCCAAAGACATTAAAATCCAGACCACAAAACAGCATTACAGTTGCAGATGCATTCAAGATCTATATGTATATACCTTCATTATTAAGGCAAATTAGGTGTCCTGTTCTCTCTCCTTTCCtcttattacataaaaatacaGTAATATCATAAGCCTCGGGATTGACAAAAGAGAGTGATTCTCAAGCCGGGATTGTCGGGTTGTCCTAAAAATTATCCAAGTTATATGCATCAGTCATCGCTTCATATACTGAACTCAGGGGgctacataatcaaaattaaggcTTCTCATCTACAGCTATAGTAGGGCTCGTCTTCTTCCTCTCGCTAAAACTACGGCATGAGAGCAATCCCGGAAGGCAACACGGTGTAGACTTCATTGATTTCTCCTTAATCAGGGCATCCCCGTTGGCAGTCCACTCACTACCACAGGCAGAGTTGGGAACAGACGCGTAAGAAGTATCATCTTGGTCATCTCTGCTCTCATGAAAAAAATCAGacagtttctttttcttctctccagGGGATGGAGACACAGAAGCGGCTTTATCCAAAAGTGTTTTGTTGACTCTATTAGTAGTATCTACGGAGAACTTATGATGAACTGGTGTATTGCCACGAGATGGGGTAAAATCTGCATTAAAATTAACAAATGCAAGAAGTTCAATGGAagatttttattaaaaagtgTAGATGAAACACACTCTAATACTTCTGCTTCACTGACACCAGCCAAGGACTTTCTACTTCTAAGGAGGAAAGCCCAAAATCACACAAAAAGGGTATGATAATGAACTAGAACCAATTGTACATTACTTACTACTTCATGTGATTCACGATTAACATATCCACATTATCACATTTTTAACTCCTAGTCAGTCAGTTACATGTTTCGAAAAATTTTGGCCCAACTACATAGCAATATTCATGACTACCTTACGGTAAGTGTCCCTTTACTCTGAACTACTAAAacccaaaaataaattcaagGTTTACGTAGCAGGCTTAACCCGGGGGAGGGGGATAATTAAAACTTCAACCTAGTTTGATGTATTCTTACCACCATTGACACTGTAGAAATCAGATTCACAATCTGAATCCAGCCAAGGTTGGGAATCGAAAAATGTTTCGTCTTTACTACCTGCAATAGTGCAAAACCTTTGTCAACTTTAAGCATTAACATTGCGAAAAGAGCAATCCAGAAAAACAAGGTAAAAAAACACTTATTACATTGCTAAAGTAGACAAGACATGTAAAAGCACTATAGGAAAAAACAGGTTTTGGAAATCTAAAACAAATTTAGAGAAACAAAAAGTGTTGTAATATATAAGATTTCACAGGTATGATTTGaagaataattttaaaaaaaaaagggatggaATTTCTGATTATTTCAGTCTACTGTTTATAGTGTTTATATGTAAAAGTTCCCATAAGGCCATAACAGTTTGGGTTCACTTACTCACAATTTAAATCTGGCAGGTTAGATACCATAATAGTTTGTACAAGCTAACTGTTAGTTGCAAAGAAGCTGCAGCAATAGCAAATTTCAGAAGTCAATCAAGTCACCAGACATTTCTATGAATTAGTCATCTTTGCTGGCAACATTCTGCCGGAAGAGATGAAAAAGAAGCTCGTTCTCACAGGAGACCATTCCCACCAGGGATGTATTAAGACTTGCTTCAAAAATGGTGTTTAGAAAGAAATTCACGAGCTATTTTGAATTATCTCAGTAAGTACAGCACCGTTCAAGGTGAATGTTGCCTCAGTAAGATAGGAAAGAAGCATCACAAAGAGTTCAGCTAAATCAACAGAGATGGGTGACTGGAGAACACTTCATGTAGTTTTGAGGATCTCTACAGACCACAGTCATTCCAAATAATGTAAAGTAAAGGGGATTGTATAAGGCACAATAGTGGTCTACTTACACATCTTACCTCTGCattgcagaaaaaaaaatttccatatCTAGACAAATTTTACAGTAACAACACCACCATTTGTCTATGTTTTGTCATTGACATTTGAGGATGCTTACATCCGCATTgcataaaactaaatttccaaATCTAGACAAATTTCACAGTTATAACAAGACCATTTGTCTATGTTTTTTCATTGACATTTGAGGATGCTTACATCCGCAttgcagaaaaataaatttccaaATCTAGACAAATTTTACAGTAATAACAAGACCATTTGTCGCATCCCTTATTCATACCCCACAGTCAAGTGCTTTCATCCTAGAGCTTTCAAGAAGAGTCACTACCATCTAATGCATATTAGTACGATCAATCCAGAGATAACAAAAGGTTCAAATGACACATCCTCAAATGTCAATGACACTCGAGGATATGTCAAAGGGTATTAGGCATTGAGCATTTTAAGGAAGGCAACAACCAATGTCAGGCAAAAGCCGCATCCAGCACACATTAACCAATTTTCTGATCAACAAAATCTTCAAGGACATCGAACCTGACTAATATAATATGCTTAATTCATTGTAGGGTAGGGTAGGAAATCGCTTACAAATCTATGACTCCTCTAAAGCATAAAAGTAAATTCTTTCTTTCAATTCGGAGGCCCACCATACCAAACAGAGTATTCCTGGAGTGTCTTTGAGTTGTGCAACTTTAtcaacatttctttttcttgaagcACAGTGTAAATACTTATCTATTCCCATAAAAAGGAAATGAGAGAAACAACCGTTGCTTGTACCAGTACAACTAAGAGTATTGCCATCATCaggaaataaacaaataaaaaatccaaCTTCATAATTAGTACAAATTTAGGCTGATAAGTAAGAATAGACTGAAACCAAGGGGAAAGAAAAGCAAACAGTAAAATAGAGAAGAAATCATGGAATCAACCATTGAAGAAGCAAACTACCAGAATCAGAACAACATAAATTACGCGCATATATTCACATCAAAGAAAAACTTCAACCAGGCTATTAGCAGATGCAAATCATAATTTATGAACACCAGAACAGACTAAAAAAAACAGTACAAtcaactatctcaaaaataaaaatccattTAATCTTCAAAGACGTGGTCTTACAACGTTTACCCTgcgacacacacacatatcaaatccaaaatcaacgaaataaaaactaaaaacaaacttttccttacaatacaaaagaagaaaagcaacgACTCCTTCAATTGCAGTGACTGCACAacaaaataacaataacaaaaaagCCAAACAAAACATGTAGAGGAACAACAATGGATCAGGACTCaggagcatatatatatacacaccatagTCCGCAAAGGAGCCCTTGACACCGTTGACCAGAGTTTCTTCACGGACTGGTTTATCCTTAATGGGTGAAGGGGGAATCACAAGCTTGTCAGTTCTGGAACTAAATGAGAATCGCAGTTTCATGGCCGGCTCTGTTGAACTCCTATTTACAGACGCACAAGAACCCATTTCTCCTTTCTATTACCCTCTCGATAATATACCACCGTGGTGGTAATCAAAGAAAAAGCAAAGACCCACTAAGAGAGAGAAACAGGTTTTTTGGAACAGAGCAGGAGGGCGTTTTCCTGGCGTTATGTAGAGAAAGtggagaaaaataatatatttcagGGTGAGAGAGAGATACTATGGAGAGATTGGCCGTGAAAGGGAAGGGAAGTTACCAACACAATGGAGTCCGGACATTTCAGCCTATACAGAGATGGAATTTTAATAAATAGTGGGGTTAAAAAGGGAAATTTAACATTATTGGTTGGACCCAATTGTTACTTTGTCAGAGCAAATGTAATGGGtgacaaataaaaatcaaatactGAATCACACCTCTaatacacaaaaagtcaagtcaaacacgtctcCCAATTCAGATTTAGGCCAAAAGAATCCACTTATGATAACAAATTAGAGAAGCCACCCAAAGCATCTAGTTCACAAAATTCAACTCGACTAGGGCTTGTGAGAGATTTTATGTAAAGACTTGCACTTCTTGGAAAAATTAGGAAATGTTGTGTAAAAgtaatcacattttttttatgtcaataGAAATCATAGTCACTATCTTTGATGTGTGCACTTAGTAAATTGGTCTTCCTCGCAATAGTTCGCAAACCATGCGTCTCATCGAACACATGATGATTCTATGAATGAGTTTGGTAGGAATAAAATACATGACCTTCAAAGAGGCAATAACCCCAATTACACCAGAACTGATTCAATCCAATGAGATATTTGGCTGGGCAATAATGACATTTGAGGCACATGCAGCCACCCCAATTTGTCCTATGCAATTGTGCATTATTATAGAGAAATTTAATTGAGGGGCCAATGTTGTTACtatttattatgattatttattatatcgttgaatattaatttattgatatagaagtgaattaaaaaaaaatggcttTTGGGTATCTCCATCTCCAGTTGTGCATGTGTTGTACTTGGGGTTTGGGTAATTACAAAACAAATGTCTATTAATTTTGTGGGAATATTAAGGCTGTAAAAAAGTTACCGATATAACTGAATCGATTGGtcgattattttttaaaaattacatatttttttaaagaatcgATCGATAATCGAAATAACCACCTCTAACCAAATGATCTGTcagttaaattcatgtcaaaaatcGACCCTAGCCGACCGTTTATATCCCTACGGATGATGGAGAGACTATATCGGTCGGTTaaaattcatgtaaaaaaatcgagaaaaaaaaaaccaactatTTACACTTCTAGCAATCATGATGGAGAGATACAATAAGCTCATTTAATTAAAGTATTTAAGAATTTATAGGGACTGAAAATAAGTGTTTATCTCATTAGAAAAATAACATTAATGAAAAATAGGAAGATTCATGTcaaaaatagagtagaaagtaATCTAAATTAATCACAAAATTATGATCTTAAATTTCAATCGTATATTGTAGTCAAGGGAATGATGTGACAATAATATAATTATGACTAGATGATGACATTCCAAGCAATGAATTATTAACAATAAATCTTTTTGTCATTATTAATATTCTTAAAAGATGGCATGATTGTTTTAAAGATCATGATGGATTTCTCAGTCACTGATATTTTGGTCACATGCACACctcttcattgtttttattattattgttgttcttTAAAGCATTGACTAACGACACAAATAAGGACAATTCAATATTTCAatggaaggggaaaaaaaaatatatatatatatatatagtaatttgatataaattttttttttttttttgaaaatcaagaaTGTTACCTGTGTATGCATTCTAAGATAACTCGTAAGAAATCGCTTATATATAGG
Coding sequences:
- the LOC120008475 gene encoding uncharacterized protein At3g27210-like, whose product is MGSCASVNRSSTEPAMKLRFSFSSRTDKLVIPPSPIKDKPVREETLVNGVKGSFADYGSKDETFFDSQPWLDSDCESDFYSVNGDFTPSRGNTPVHHKFSVDTTNRVNKTLLDKAASVSPSPGEKKKKLSDFFHESRDDQDDTSYASVPNSACGSEWTANGDALIKEKSMKSTPCCLPGLLSCRSFSERKKTSPTIAVDEKP